ATGGCGAAGGCGAACTGCCTGCTCGAGGTCCCCGAGCACGTCACCGAGCTCGACGCCGGGTCCACAGTGGACGTGATGCTGCTGGATTGACTGCACCCGTCCCGTCACCAAGACTGCACCACCGTCCCCGTCCACCCCTCCGGAGCTCTGCACCGTGCGAGGCCCCTGGCGAGCCGCCCTGGCACTGGCGCTGCACATCGCCTTCTTCGTCGCCCCGATCGCGCTGGTCCTCGGCCTGCTCACGATCGCCGTCGTCACCTTCCGCTACGACCAGACCAGCGGGCTGAAGGCCGCTGCCGCCGCGCTGGTCGTCGGCGCCCTGTTCGCGGTCGGCCTGCGGGCCGTGCTGCGCTCGCGGGTGCGGCCGCGCGGGGTGCTGCTGAGCCGCAGCGAGCAGCCCCAGCTGTGGCGGATGACCGAGTCGATCGCCGCGGCGGCCGAGGCGCCGGCACCCGACGAGATCCGCATCACCTCCGAGCCGGTGGTGGTGGTCCGGGAGGACACCGCGCTGCTCGGGCTGCGCACCCGCACCCGCTACCTGGAGCTCGGGCTGCCGCTGCTGGCCGCGCTGACCGTCGGCGAGCTGCGGGCCGTGATGGCGCACGAGATCGGTCGGCTGACCGGGCGCAACCGGCTGACGGTGCTCGCCTACCGCACCTCGGCCAGCGTCGAGCGCACCGTGACGAGCCTGACCGGCGGGCCGACGAAGTGGCTGTTCGCCGGGTACGCGCGGGCGTTCACCGCGATCGCCGCCACCACCGCGCACGAGCTGGAGCTGTCCGCCGACGAGGTCGCCGTCCGGGAGGCCGGCACCCGCACCGCGGTGCTGGCGCTGCGCAAGACCGTGGCCGTCCGGATCGGCTGGCAGGAGTACGCCGACGAGTACCTGAGCATGGCCAAGGCGATCGGCCACACCCCGGACGTGCTGCTGGGCTTCCGCAAGTTCATGTCCCACCCGGCGCGCAAGCCGCAGCTGGCCGAGCGCGCCAAGCAGGCCATCGCCGAGGACCCCGAGGGCCGGGTGCGGCGCCGCATCGAGGCGATGAAGCGGGCCGGGAACCGGGAGCGCGAGGCCGACGAGCGTCCCGCGTTCGCGGTGCTGCGCAACCCGCGCAAGAGCGTGCCGGAGCTGGAGGACCGGCTGACGGTCGACACCCTCGGCCCCCGGCTGCCGTGGCCGGAGCTGGCCAAGCAGGCCGGTGCCGCGCACGTGGCCGAGCAGGCCGCGCTGCTCAGCGCCGCGGTGGAGCAGAGCGGACTGCCGGTGCAGCCGTCCATCGCCGGGGTGCTGGCCGCCATCCACCGCGGCCAGGGACGCGACCTGATCAACCCGGTGCTCAACCCCGGCCTGAGCCCGGAGCTCGTGGACGAGGCGGCCGTGGACATGCTGGTCGAGCTGCTCGGCTGCACCGTGGTCGACGCCCTGGTCTGCGCGCGCCGCGCGCACCACGAGCTGGACTGGGGCGGCCCGTCGCAGGTCCGGCTGGCCGGCGGCCAACCGCTGGACCCCGACCGGTTGGTGCGTCCCGCGGTGGTCGACCCGCGGCTTGTCCCCGGCCTGCACCGGGCGCTGGTCAACCTCGGCGTGCCGCTGAACCACGCGCGCAAGCCCGCGCCGGAGCCGGAGCCCGAGCTGGCCGGGATCGTCAGCCCGGTGCAGTGCGCGGGCAGCAGCTACGACCTGCTGGTCACCGACCGCGGGCTGGTGCTGCTGCCCAGCTCCGCGAGCACCACCAAGCGCCTGCTGGCGGGCACCCTGGCCCGGTTCCGCGAGGCGGAGCTGGAGCAGCTGGGCGAGCTCGCCGCGACGCCGGTCCGCCAGCTGCGGGAGCGGCCCGGCGCGCAGTGGGTGGACAGCCGCGACGTGGCCAGCGCCCGGCTCGACCAGGACCGCACCGGCTGGTCGCTGTCGCTGGAGCTCTACCTCGACGAGTACGCGGTGTCCGAACTGGACGACGAGCTGGTGCAGGACGTGGCCGACGGGGCGTCCGAGCTGGTGCTGCGCAGCACCGCCGACGGCGTGGAGCACGGCGACCCGTACCGGGGGCTCGGGGAGCTCATGGGTGCGCGGATGCAGGTCGAGGAACCGCTCGCCGCGAGCGGATGAAGAACGACAGCGCGGTGGTCACGCACGGTCACGTACACGCTCGCACGCATCCTCCGAAAGAGGCTACGGACTTGCTGTGACCTCAATTACACTGGGTGTCGCGTAACGAACTGTCGCTCAGCGACATCTCACAGACGTCCGCGGGAACGCCCTCGTCACCGGGCGGAGCGGACATCCGAAGGGCCGTGCGCCGTCGGGGGGCGCACGGACCCGCACGCCAGGGGCCGTTCGGCGGCCACGGGGAGCCGCCGATCGGCCCCTGGCTCATGACTTCACCTCGTCGAGTGACCGCGGTGGTCCTGCCGCTGTACCATCTCTGCGCGCCAAATGCGCAGGTCAGCTAGGCTGTTGTTGATCAACAGCGCCCCCTGGCGTCGGTTGGCCCGGGGCGTCCGAGATGCTGTACCGACCACGGCGCCGGCCACCGGTCCCGGACACCCGAGGGACTGGCGACCGCGCGCCGCACCAGAACCCGCCGACGCAGGGGCGAAGCACCTCGATGAGCACCGCGAGAGAACCGAAGACCAACCCGCTGGCCCACCTCGTCGGGCTGGCCCGCGACACCATCCCACCGATGCACCCGGCCGGACGTCCGTTCGTGCTCGGCGCCGCGGCCGCGACCCTCCTGCTGCGCCGCCTCTGGCGCCCGGCAGGCCTGCTCGGAGGCGTGCTGACCGCCTGGTGCGCGTGGTTCTTCCGCGAACCGGCGCGCACCACCCCGAGCCGCGAGGGCCTCGCGGTGGCGCCCGCCGACGGCACGGTCTCGCACGTCGAGCCCGCCGTGCCGCCCGCCGAACTCGGCCTCGGCGACGAGCCGATGGTGCGGATCAGCGCCTTCCTGACCATCTTCGACGTGCACGTCCAGCGCATCCCGCTCGCCGGGCGGGTCGAGCGCATCGCCTACCGGCCCGGCAAGTTCCTCTCCGCCGACCTGGACAAGGCCAGCGAGGACAACGAGCGCAACTCGATGGTCATCCGCGGCACCGACGGCACCCGGGTGGCCGTGGTGCAGATCGCCGGCCTGGTGGCCCGGCGCATCGTCTGCTCCGTCGCCGAAGGGGAGGAGGTGGCCGCGGGCAGCACCTACGGCCTGATCCGGTTCGGTTCCCGCGTCGACCTCTACGTGCCCGCCGGCAGCCGGGTCCTGGTGGAGCCCGGCCAGCGCACCATCGGCGGTGAGACGCCGCTCGCCGAACTCCCCCGGGACGACTCATGAGCGTGCGGACCAACCCCGGTGTCCGGCTGCTGCCCAACGCGATCACCGTGTTGGCCATGTGCGCCGGGCTGTCCGCGGTCCAGTTCGCGCTGACCGACAACCTGTACGGCGCCATCGCCGCCATCGCCGTCGCGGCGGTGCTGGACGGCCTCGACGGGCGGATAGCACGCCTGCTCGACGCCACGTCGAAGATGGGGGCCGAGCTGGACTCGCTGTCCGACGCGATGTCGTTCGGCGTCGCGCCGGCCCTGACCCTCTACGCCTGGCAGCTCCAGGACAACCGGCTCGGCTGGGTGGCCGCGCTGGTGTTCGCGGTGTGCATGGTGCTGCGCCTGGCGCGGTTCAACACCCTCCTGGAAGACGCCGACCAGCCCCCGTACGCCAAGGAGTTCTTCGTCGGGGTGCCCGCCCCGGCGGCCGGGCTGCTCGCGCTGCTGCCGCTCATCCTCACCGCGCACTTCGAGCACGCGGGCTGGTGGGCCGACCAGACGGTGGTCATCGTCTGGATGGTGCTCATCGCCGCGCTGGCCGTCAGCCGGGTCCCCACGCTGTCGCTGAAGACCGTGAAGGTGCCGCCGCGGCTGGTGGCACCGCTGCTGGTGCTGGTGGCGATCCTGGCCGCCGCGGTGATCGTGTTCCCGCTGATCTCGCTGGCCGTCGTCATGGTGGTGTACCTGGTGCACGTGCCGTACGCGGTGTACCGGCACAACTGGCTGGCCAAGCACCCGGAGGCGTGGGACGCGCCGCCCCGCGAGCGCCGCGCGATCCGGCGCCGCACCCAGCGGCGCATCGGCCTCCGCCCGCCGCTGCGCCGCAGCGTGGCCGGCGCGGCCCGCCGGGTCCGCCGCCGCTACAGCCACCCCGACGGCCCCCGCCGCAGCTGGCGCCGCCTGGAGCTCCGCCGCAACCGCAACGACACGACGAGCTGAGGGGTTGCCGGGCGCGTGCTGCGCGGCGGTGCCGGAACCGCAGCGCCCCCAGCCGCGGCCCGGGGCACCGTTCGCCGCCCCGGGCCGGTGGGAGGTGCCTTGCGCTCCTCTCCGCCGGGGGCGCACCCGCTCCCCGGGGTGCGCGCGTCTCGCCACTCGCCGCCCGGCCCCCCGCGCCTGCGGCCCGCGGGCGGTCGGGTGGCCGGTTCGCGTCTGCCCGGGCGGCGGCGGGAGCCGTGGGGCTGGCAGCCGGAAGATCGGGATCGCGCGAGGGCCGCACCGGGCGCGGTTAAGCTCGCGGCGTGTCGTCGACAACGCTGACCGCTCGGGTCTCGACCTCCGCCAAGGACGCTCGGCGCGGAGTCGTGCGCCTGCACCCCGAAGTGCTCGACGCGCTCGGGCTGCGGCCCTGGAACGCCGTCCAGCTCACCGGCGCACGGATGACCGTGGCGCTCGCCGCCGCGGCCGCGCCCGGCACGCCCACCGGCGTGGTGCTGCTGGACGACGTGGCGCTGATGAACCTCGGGCTCACCGAGGGCGCCGAGGTCGGCGTCGCCCCCGTGCAGGTCAGCGCGGCGAAGCGGGTCGTCGTCGCCGGTTCGCGGATCGCGCGCGCCACCGTCGCGCCGGAGACGCTGCGGCTGGCGCTCACCGGCAAGGTCTTCAGCACCGGCGACACCGTCTCGCTGCTGCCGCAGGACGTGGCCCCGGCGACCGCCGCGAACCCGGGCGAGGTGCGCCGCAAGCTGTCCACCGCCATCGGCTTGACCTGGACCAACGAACTCATCACCATCGCCGCCACCGACCCGGCCGGGGCGGTCGCCGTCCAGCCGTCCACGGTGGTCGAGTGGCGCGACGGCACCAGCCCGGCCCCCGTGCCGACCGCGCCCGCCGAGGCGCCCGCGGAACACCCGCCCGAGGCGGTGGTCCCGGTCGCCGACCTGGTCGGGTCCCGCGACGCCGCCAAGCGGCTCGGCGAGTGGCTGCGGCTGGCCTTCGACCAGCCCGAGCTGCTGCGCCGCCTCGGCGCCGAACCGCACCTCGGCGTGCTGCTCAGCGGGCCGTCCGGGGTCGGCAAGGCCACGCTGGCCCGTGCGGTCGCCGCCGACGTCGGCGCCGAGCTGGTCGAGCTCGCCGCACCGAGCGTCGCCGCGCTCGAAGCGGCCACCGCCGCGCAGCGCCTGCACGACGCGATCGGCCGGGCCACCCGCGCGCAGGGCAACCGCGTGCTGCTGCTGACCGACGTGGAGGCCCTGCTGCCCGCCGGCGACCCGCCCCCGCTGGCCACCGTGGCGCTGGACGCGATCCGCGGCGCGGTCGGCGCCGACGGGCTCGCCGTGGTCGTCACCAGCTCCCAGCCGCAGTCCGTCGACCCCAGGCTGCGCGAACCCGGCCTCGTCGACCGGGAGCTCACGCTCGGCCTCCCCGACGACACCACCCGCACCGACCTGCTGCGGGTGCTGCTGCGCGGCGCGCCGCTGGCCGACGACGTGCAGCTGTCCGAGGTCGCCGAGCGCACTCCCGGCTTCGTCGTCGCCGACCTGGTCGCGCTGTGCCGGGAGGCCGCCGTCGGCGCGGCGCTGCGCCACCAGGACGACACCACCGACCCGCGCATCCGCCAGCAGGACCTGCTGGACGCGCTGGCCTCGGTCCGGCCGATCTCGATGTCCACATCGGACAACCTGCAGACCGGCGGGCTGACCCTGGACGACGTCGGGGACATGGCCGAGGTGAAGCAGTCCCTCACCGAGACGGTGCTCTGGCCGCTGCAGTACCCGGACTCGTTCACCCGGCTCGGCGTGGAGCCCCCGCGCGGTGTGCTGCTCTACGGCCCACCGGGTTGCGGCAAGACGTTC
This region of Saccharopolyspora hordei genomic DNA includes:
- a CDS encoding M48 family metalloprotease, whose product is MRGPWRAALALALHIAFFVAPIALVLGLLTIAVVTFRYDQTSGLKAAAAALVVGALFAVGLRAVLRSRVRPRGVLLSRSEQPQLWRMTESIAAAAEAPAPDEIRITSEPVVVVREDTALLGLRTRTRYLELGLPLLAALTVGELRAVMAHEIGRLTGRNRLTVLAYRTSASVERTVTSLTGGPTKWLFAGYARAFTAIAATTAHELELSADEVAVREAGTRTAVLALRKTVAVRIGWQEYADEYLSMAKAIGHTPDVLLGFRKFMSHPARKPQLAERAKQAIAEDPEGRVRRRIEAMKRAGNREREADERPAFAVLRNPRKSVPELEDRLTVDTLGPRLPWPELAKQAGAAHVAEQAALLSAAVEQSGLPVQPSIAGVLAAIHRGQGRDLINPVLNPGLSPELVDEAAVDMLVELLGCTVVDALVCARRAHHELDWGGPSQVRLAGGQPLDPDRLVRPAVVDPRLVPGLHRALVNLGVPLNHARKPAPEPEPELAGIVSPVQCAGSSYDLLVTDRGLVLLPSSASTTKRLLAGTLARFREAELEQLGELAATPVRQLRERPGAQWVDSRDVASARLDQDRTGWSLSLELYLDEYAVSELDDELVQDVADGASELVLRSTADGVEHGDPYRGLGELMGARMQVEEPLAASG
- a CDS encoding phosphatidylserine decarboxylase, translating into MSTAREPKTNPLAHLVGLARDTIPPMHPAGRPFVLGAAAATLLLRRLWRPAGLLGGVLTAWCAWFFREPARTTPSREGLAVAPADGTVSHVEPAVPPAELGLGDEPMVRISAFLTIFDVHVQRIPLAGRVERIAYRPGKFLSADLDKASEDNERNSMVIRGTDGTRVAVVQIAGLVARRIVCSVAEGEEVAAGSTYGLIRFGSRVDLYVPAGSRVLVEPGQRTIGGETPLAELPRDDS
- the pssA gene encoding CDP-diacylglycerol--serine O-phosphatidyltransferase, with the protein product MSVRTNPGVRLLPNAITVLAMCAGLSAVQFALTDNLYGAIAAIAVAAVLDGLDGRIARLLDATSKMGAELDSLSDAMSFGVAPALTLYAWQLQDNRLGWVAALVFAVCMVLRLARFNTLLEDADQPPYAKEFFVGVPAPAAGLLALLPLILTAHFEHAGWWADQTVVIVWMVLIAALAVSRVPTLSLKTVKVPPRLVAPLLVLVAILAAAVIVFPLISLAVVMVVYLVHVPYAVYRHNWLAKHPEAWDAPPRERRAIRRRTQRRIGLRPPLRRSVAGAARRVRRRYSHPDGPRRSWRRLELRRNRNDTTS
- a CDS encoding AAA family ATPase; the encoded protein is MSSTTLTARVSTSAKDARRGVVRLHPEVLDALGLRPWNAVQLTGARMTVALAAAAAPGTPTGVVLLDDVALMNLGLTEGAEVGVAPVQVSAAKRVVVAGSRIARATVAPETLRLALTGKVFSTGDTVSLLPQDVAPATAANPGEVRRKLSTAIGLTWTNELITIAATDPAGAVAVQPSTVVEWRDGTSPAPVPTAPAEAPAEHPPEAVVPVADLVGSRDAAKRLGEWLRLAFDQPELLRRLGAEPHLGVLLSGPSGVGKATLARAVAADVGAELVELAAPSVAALEAATAAQRLHDAIGRATRAQGNRVLLLTDVEALLPAGDPPPLATVALDAIRGAVGADGLAVVVTSSQPQSVDPRLREPGLVDRELTLGLPDDTTRTDLLRVLLRGAPLADDVQLSEVAERTPGFVVADLVALCREAAVGAALRHQDDTTDPRIRQQDLLDALASVRPISMSTSDNLQTGGLTLDDVGDMAEVKQSLTETVLWPLQYPDSFTRLGVEPPRGVLLYGPPGCGKTFLVRALAGTGRLNVLVVKGAELMDKWVGESERAVRELFLRAANAAPALVFLDEVDALAPRRGQSSDSGVADRVVAALLTELDGVEPLRDVVVLGATNRPELVDPALLRPGRLERLVYVPPPDAAAREAILRAAAKNTPLASDVDIAALAAELDGYSAADCAALVREAALTAMRESLSAAEVSAAHLATAREAVRPSLDPAQLAALESYAQSHRP